The Meriones unguiculatus strain TT.TT164.6M chromosome 1, Bangor_MerUng_6.1, whole genome shotgun sequence genome has a segment encoding these proteins:
- the Ganab gene encoding neutral alpha-glucosidase AB isoform X1, translated as MAAIAAVAARRRRSWLSLVLACLGVCLGITLAVDRSNFKTCDESSFCKRQRSIRPGLSPYRALLDTLQLGHDALTVHLMHEVTKVLLVLELQGLQKNMTRIRIDELEPRRPRYRVPDVLVADPPTARLSISGHDDNSVELTVAEGPYKIILTARPFRLDLLEDRSLLLSVNARGLMAFEHQRAPKVPFSDKVSLTLGSMWDKIKNIFSRQESKDPAEGNGAQPEATPGNGDKPEETQDKAEKDEPGAWEETFKTHSDSKPYGPTSIGLDFSLPGMEHVYGIPEHADSLRLKVTEGGEPYRLYNLDVFQYELNNPMALYGSVPVLLAHSFHRDLGIFWLNAAETWVDISSNTAGKTLFGKMLDYLQGSGETPQTDIRWMSESGIIDVFLMLGPSVFDVFRQYASLTGTQALPPLFSLGYHQSRWNYRDEADVLEVDQGFDDHNMPCDVIWLDIEHADGKRYFTWDPTRFPQPLNMLEHLASKRRKLVAIVDPHIKVDSGYRVHEELRNLGLYVKTRDGSDYEGWCWPGSASYPDFTNPRMRAWWARMFSFDNYQGSAPNLYVWNDMNEPSVFNGPEVTMLKDAVHHDGWEHRDIHNIYGLYVHMATADGLIQRSGGVERPFVLSRAFFSGSQRFGAVWTGDNTAEWDHLKITIPMCLSLALVGLSFCGADVGGFFKNPEPELLVRWYQMGAYQPFFRAHAHLDTGRREPWLLASQYQDAIRDALFQRYSLLPFWYTLFYQAHQEGFPVMRPLWVHYPRDMSTFSIEDQFLLGDALLIHPVSDAGAHGVQVYLPGPEEVWYDIQSYQKHHGLQTLYLPVTLSSIPVFQRGGTIVPRWMRVRRSSDCMKDDPITLFIALSPQGTAQGELFLDDGHTFNYQTRHEFLLRRFSFSGNTLVSSSADPKGHLETPIWIERVVIMGAGKPAAVVLQTKGSPESRLSFQHDPETSVLILRKPGVNVASDWSIHLR; from the exons ATGGCGGCGATAGCGGCAGTGGCGGCGCGTAGGAGGCG GTCTTGGTTAAGTTTGGTGCTGGCGTGCTTAGGGGTCTGTCTGGGGATTACCCTTGCTGTGGATAGAAGCAACTTTAAGACCTGTGATGAGAGTTCCTTTTGCAA ACGGCAGCGAAGCATTCGGCCAGGCCTCTCTCCGTACCGTGCCTTGCTGGACACCCTGCAGCTTGGTCATGATGCTCTTACGGTCCATCTGATGCATGAAGTCACCAAG GTGTTGCTTGTGCTGGAGCTCCAGGGCCTTCAGAAGAACATGACTCGGATCAGGATCGATGAGCTGGAGCCCCGGCGGCCTCGATACCGAGTGCCAGATGTTTTAGTGGCTGATCCCCCCACAGCTCG GCTTTCTATCTCTGGCCATGATGACAACAGTGTGGAGCTAACAGTGGCTGAGGGACCCTACAAAATCATTTTGACAGCACGACCATTCCGCCTTGACCTGCTAGAGGACCGCAGCCTCCTACTCAGTGTCAATGCCCGAGGACTTATGGCTTTTGAGCACCAGAGGGCCCCCAAGGTCCC TTTCTCGGATAAAGTTAGTCTCACGCTCGGTAGCATGTGGGATAAGATCAAGAACATTTTCTCTAG GCAAGAATCAAAAGACCCAGCTGAAGGCAATGGAGCCCAGCCTGAGGCAACACCTGGGAATGGTGACAAG CCGGAGGAGACCCAGGACAAGGCTGAGAAAGATGAGCCAGGAGCCTGGGAAGAGACATTCAAAACTCATTCTGACAGCAAGCCTTATG gccCTACATCTATAGGTTTGGACTTCTCTCTGCCAGGAATGGAACATGTGTATGGGATCCCTGAGCATGCAGACAGCCTGAGACTGAAAGTTACTGA GGGTGGTGAGCCATATCGCCTGTACAACTTGGATGTGTTCCAGTATGAACTGAACAACCCTATGGCTCTGTATGGGTCTGTGCCTGTGCTTCTGGCACACAGTTTTCATCGAGACTTGGGAATCTTTTGGCTTAATGCTGCTGAGACATGGGTTGATATATCCTCCAACACTGCTGGGAAG ACCTTGTTTGGGAAGATGCTGGATTACCTGCAGGGATCTGGGGAAACTCCACAGACAGACATCCGTTGGATGTCAGAGAGTGGCATTATTGATGTTTTTCTGATGCTTGGCCCTTCAGTTTTTGATGTCTTCCGGCAGTATGCTAGTCTCACAG GGACCCAGGCATTACCCCCACTCTTCTCCCTCGGCTACCACCAGAGTCGCTGGAACTATCGGGATGAGGCTGATGTTTTAGAAGTGGATCAGGGTTTTGATGATCACAACATGCCCTGTGATGTCATATGGTTGGACATTGAACATGCTGATGGCAAGCGGTACTTCACTTGGGACCCCACCCGCTTTCCTCAGCCCCTCAATATGCTTGAGCACTTGGCTTCCAAGAGGCGGAAG CTGGTGGCTATTGTGGACCCCCACATCAAGGTAGACTCTGGCTACCGAGTTCATGAGGAGCTGCGAAACCTGGGGCTGTATGTTAAAACTCGGGATGGCTCTGATTATGAGGGCTGGTGCTGGCCAG GCTCAGCTAGTTACCCTGACTTCACTAATCCAAGGATGAGGGCCTGGTGGGCTAGAATGTTCAGCTTTGACAATTATCAG GGTTCAGCTCCTAACCTTTATGTCTGGAATGACATGAATGAACCATCTGTGTTCAATGGTCCTGAGGTCACCATGCTGAAGGATGCTGTGCATCACGACGGCTGGGAGCACCGGGACATCCATAACATCTATGGCTTATATGTG CACATGGCAACTGCTGATGGGCTAATACAGCGCTCTGGTGGCGTAGAACGTCCCTTTGTCCTGAGTAGGGCTTTCTTCTCAGGCTCCCAGCGTTTTG GAGCTGTGTGGACAGGGGACAACACTGCAGAATGGGATCATTTGAAGATCACTATCCCTATGTGTCTCAGCTTGGCACTGGTGGGACTTTCCTTCTGTGGCG cGGATGTGGGTGGCTTCTTCAAgaacccagagccagagctgctTGTGCGATGGTATCAAATGGGTGCCTACCAGCCATTCTTTCGGGCTCATgcacacttggacactgggcgGCGAGAGCCGTGGCTGTTGGCGTCTCAATACCAAGATGCAATCCGAGATGCCTTGTTCCAGCGATACTCTTTGCTGCCCTTCTGGTACACACTCTTCTATCAAGCTCACCAGGAAGGGTTTCCTGTCATGAG GCCCCTTTGGGTACACTATCCTCGGGATATGTCTACCTTCAGTATAGAGGATCAGTTCCTGCTTG ggGATGCACTTCTCATTCACCCTGTATCGGATGCTGGGGCCCATGGTGTACAGGTCTATCTGCCTGGCCCAGAAGAG GTGTGGTATGACATTCAAAGCTATCAGAAGCATCATGGTCTCCAGACCCTGTACCTGCCAGTAACTCTGAGCAGT ATCCCTGTGTTCCAGCGTGGTGGGACAATTGTGCCTCGATGGATGCGTGTACGGCGTTCTTCAGATTGTATGAAGGATGATCCTATCACTCTCTTTATTGCTCTCAGTCCCCAG GGTACTGCCCAAGGAGAGCTCTTTCTAGATGACGGACACACATTTAACTATCAGACTCGCCATGAGTTCCTGTTGCGTCGATTTTCGTTCTCTGGCAACACACTTGTCTCTAG TTCAGCAGACCCCAAAGGCCACCTTGAGACACCTATCTGGATTGAGCGAGTGGTCATAATGGGGGCTGGAAAGCCAGCAGCTGTGGTGCTACAGACTAAAG GATCCCCTGAAAGTCGCCTGTCCTTCCAGCATGACCCTGAGACCTCTGTGTTGATACTGCGTAAACCTGGTGTCAACGTGGCATCTGACTGGAGCATTCATCTGCGATAA
- the Ints5 gene encoding integrator complex subunit 5 encodes MSALCDPPGAPGPPGPAPATHGPAPLSAQELSQEIKAFLTGVDPILGHQLSAREHARCGLLLLRSLPPARAAVLDHLRGVFDESVRAHLAALEESPVAGPPHLRPPPPSHVPTGGPGLEDVVHEVQQVLCEFIRANPKAWAPVISAWSIDLMGQLSSTYSGQHQRVPHATGSLNELLQLWMGCRATRTLMDIYVQCLSALIGSCPDACVDALLDTSVQHSPHFDWVVAHIGSSFPGTIISRVLSCGLKDFCVHSGAGGGAGACGGNSSQTPSTDPFPGSPAIPGEKRVPKIASVVGILGHLASRHGDSIRRELLRMFHDSLAGGTGNRNGEPSLQATVPFLLQLAVMSPALLGTVSGELVDCLKPPAVLSQLQQHLQGFPREELDNMLNLAVHLVSQASGTGAYRLLQFLVDTAMPASVITTQGLAVPDTVREACDRLIQLLLLHLQKLVHHRGGSPGEGVLGPPPPPRPVPFLDALRNHVGELCGETLRLERKRFLWQHQLLGLLSVYTRPSCGPEALGHLLSRARSPEELSLATQLYAGLVVSLSGLLPLAFRSCLARVHAGTLQPPFTARFLRNLALLVGWEQQGGEGPSTLGARFGESASAHLSDLAPLLLHPEEEVAEAAASLLAICPFPSEALSPSQLLGLVRAGVHRFFASLRLHGPPGVASASQLLSRLSQTSPAGLKAVLQLLVEGALHRGNTELFGGEMDGDNEALSVVSTPLASASLLDINRRHTAAVPGPGGIWSVFHAGVIGRGLKPPKLVQSRNYQEVIYNTQSLLSLLVHCCSPPGSSERDGCWGAPTLSPEAAKAVAVTLVESVCPDAAGAELAWPPEDHARATVERDLRIGRRFREQPLLFELLKLVAAAPPALCYCSVLLRGLLAALLSHWEASRHPDTTHSPWHLEASCILVAVMAEGSLLPPALGNMHEVFSQLAPFEVRLLLLSVWGFLREHGPLPQKFIFQPERGRFIRDFSREGGGEGGPHLAVLHSVLHRNIDRLGLFSGRFQAPSPSTLLRQGT; translated from the exons ATGTCCGCGTTGTGCGACCCTCCCGGGGCCCCTGGGCCACCCGGGCCTGCCCCCGCCACCCACGGTCCCGCGCCTCTCAG TGCTCAGGAGCTGTCCCAAGAAATCAAGGCTTTTCTGACGGGTGTAGACCCTATTCTGGGTCACCAGCTCTCAGCTCGTGAACATGCTCGATGTGGTCTTCTCCTGCTCCGTTCTTTGCCACCTGCTCGGGCTGCTGTGCTGGACCACTTGAGAGGTGTTTTTGATGAAAGTGTCCGGGCCCACCTAGCTGCTCTAGAGGAAAGTCCTGTGGCTGGTCCACCTCACCTCCGTCCGCCTCCACCCTCCCATGTCCCCACTGGTGGACCTGGCTTAGAGGATGTGGTGCATGAAGTGCAGCAGGTGCTGTGTGAGTTTATCCGGGCCAACCCAAAGGCCTGGGCACCTGTGATTAGTGCATGGTCCATTGACCTTATGGGACAGCTGAGCAGCACATATTCAGGTCAGCATCAGCGTGTTCCCCATGCCACTGGCTCTCTCAATGAACTGCTGCAGCTGTGGATGGGCTGTAGGGCCACCCGCACATTAATGGACATCTATGTGCAGTGCCTGTCAGCTCTCATTGGTAGCTGCCCAGATGCATGTGTGGATGCCTTGCTGGACACTTCTGTTCAGCATTCCCCACACTTTGACTGGGTTGTGGCCCATATTGGCTCCTCTTTTCCTGGCACCATCATCTCCCGAGTCCTCTCCTGTGGCCTTAAGGACTTCTGTGTCCACAGTggggctggaggaggagctggtgCTTGTGGTGGAAACTCTTCTCAAACCCCCTCTACAGACCCCTTCCCTGGATCTCCTGCCATCCCCGGGGAAAAAAGGGTACCCAAGATTGCCTCAGTTGTAGGTATCCTAGGGCATCTGGCTTCTCGCCATGGAGACAGCATTCGGCGGGAACTGTTGCGTATGTTTCATGATAGCTTAGCAGGGGGTACTGGGAACAGAAATGGGGAGCCTTCTCTTCAGGCCACAGTTCCCTTCCTGTTGCAGCTGGCAGTCATGTCACCAGCTTTGCTAGGCACAGTCTCTGGAGAACTTGTGGACTGCCTCAAGCCCCCAGCAGTGCTAAGCCAGCTACAACAACACCTGCAGGGGTTCCCCCGAGAGGAGCTGGACAACATGCTAAATCTGGCTGTGCATCTGGTGAGCCAGGCCTCTGGGACTGGTGCCTACCGCCTGCTGCAGTTCTTAGTGGACACAGCTATGCCTGCTTCAGTCATTACTACCCAGGGCCTGGCTGTGCCAGACACTGTAAGAGAGGCCTGTGACCGGCTGATCCAGCTGCTTTTGCTACATCTACAAAAACTGGTTCATCATCGGGGAGGGTCTCCTGGAGAAGGGGTGCTGggcccacccccacctcctcgTCCAGTGCCCTTTCTTGATGCATTAAGAAACCATGTTGGAGAGCTGTGTGGAGAGACATTACGGCTGGAACGGAAGCGTTTCCTCTGGCAGCACCAGCTACTGGGCCTACTGTCTGTCTATACTCGACCTAGCTGTGGACCTGAGGCCTTGGGCCATCTACTGAGCAGAGCCCGAAGTCCTGAAGAGCTGAGTTTGGCAACCCAGCTATACGCAGGGCTAGTGGTTAGTCTCTCTGGCCTTCTTCCCCTGGCCTTTCGAAGCTGCCTGGCTAGAGTGCATGCAGGGACTTTACAGCCTCCCTTCACAGCTCGGTTTCTTCGTAATTTGGCCTTGTTAGTGGGTTGGGAACAGCAGGGTGGTGAAGGCCCTTCAACCTTAGGGGCCCGGTTTGGGGAGTCTGCCTCAGCCCACCTGTCTGATCTGGCTCCTCTCCTGCTACATCCAGAGGAGGAAGTTGCAGAAGCTGCTGCCTCCCTCTTGGCAATATGTCCCTTTCCTTCGGAAGCTCTTTCCCCTTCCCAACTTTTGGGACTAGTGAGAGCTGGGGTACACCGCTTCTTTGCTTCTCTAAGGCTGCATGGTCCTCCTGGTGTAGCCTCAGCTTCCCAGCTTCTTAGCCGCCTTTCTCAGACATCCCCAGCTGGGCTCAAGGCTGTTCTGCAGCTGCTAGTTGAGGGAGCCTTACATCGGGGCAACACAGAACTGTTTGGAGGGGAAATGGATGGGGACAATGAGGCTCTCTCTGTTGTCTCAACCCCTTTGGCTTCTGCTTCTTTGTTGGACATTAACCGGAGGCATACTGCAGCTGTGCCAGGTCCTGGAGGGATCTGGTCAGTTTTCCACGCTGGAGTCATCGGCCGTGGCCTAAAGCCACCTAAACTTGTTCAATCTCGAAACTATCAGGAAGTGATCTATAACACCCAGAGCCTCCTTAGCCTCCTAGTGCACTGCTGCAGCCCACCTGGGAGCAGTGAGCGTGACGGTTGCTGGGGGGCTCCCACACTGAGCCCAGAGGCAGCCAAAGCAGTTGCAGTGACCTTAGTGGAGAGCGTGTGCCCTGATGCAGCTGGTGCTGAGCTGGCCTGGCCCCCAGAGGATCATGCACGAGCCACTGTGGAGCGGGATCTCCGCATTGGTCGACGCTTCCGGGAACAACCCCTGTTGTTTGAGCTTTTGAAGCTGGTAGCAGCTGCTCCCCCAGCCCTGTGCTACTGCTCCGTGCTGTTGCGGGGGCTGCTGGCTGCCCTCTTGAGCCATTGGGAAGCTTCTCGACATCCTGATACAACTCACTCCCCCTGGCACCTGGAGGCATCCTGCATTCTGGTGGCTGTCATGGCTGAGGGAAGCCTCTTGCCACCAGCCCTGGGTAATATGCACGAGGTATTTAGCCAACTGGCACCTTTTGAAGTGCGTCTATTGCTGCTTAGTGTCTGGGGTTTTCTTCGGGAGCATGGGCCTTTGCCCCAGAAGTTCATCTTCCAGCCTGAGCGTGGCCGCTTCATCCGGGACTTTTCCAGGGAAGGTGGAGGTGAAGGAGGACCCCATCTGGCTGTGCTGCATAGTGTTCTCCACCGCAACATCGATCGCCTGGGGCTCTTCTCTGGTCGTTTTCAGGCACCTTCACCATCCACTCTGCTCCGGCAGGGGACTTGA
- the Ganab gene encoding neutral alpha-glucosidase AB isoform X2, with product MAAIAAVAARRRRSWLSLVLACLGVCLGITLAVDRSNFKTCDESSFCKRQRSIRPGLSPYRALLDTLQLGHDALTVHLMHEVTKVLLVLELQGLQKNMTRIRIDELEPRRPRYRVPDVLVADPPTARLSISGHDDNSVELTVAEGPYKIILTARPFRLDLLEDRSLLLSVNARGLMAFEHQRAPKVPQESKDPAEGNGAQPEATPGNGDKPEETQDKAEKDEPGAWEETFKTHSDSKPYGPTSIGLDFSLPGMEHVYGIPEHADSLRLKVTEGGEPYRLYNLDVFQYELNNPMALYGSVPVLLAHSFHRDLGIFWLNAAETWVDISSNTAGKTLFGKMLDYLQGSGETPQTDIRWMSESGIIDVFLMLGPSVFDVFRQYASLTGTQALPPLFSLGYHQSRWNYRDEADVLEVDQGFDDHNMPCDVIWLDIEHADGKRYFTWDPTRFPQPLNMLEHLASKRRKLVAIVDPHIKVDSGYRVHEELRNLGLYVKTRDGSDYEGWCWPGSASYPDFTNPRMRAWWARMFSFDNYQGSAPNLYVWNDMNEPSVFNGPEVTMLKDAVHHDGWEHRDIHNIYGLYVHMATADGLIQRSGGVERPFVLSRAFFSGSQRFGAVWTGDNTAEWDHLKITIPMCLSLALVGLSFCGADVGGFFKNPEPELLVRWYQMGAYQPFFRAHAHLDTGRREPWLLASQYQDAIRDALFQRYSLLPFWYTLFYQAHQEGFPVMRPLWVHYPRDMSTFSIEDQFLLGDALLIHPVSDAGAHGVQVYLPGPEEVWYDIQSYQKHHGLQTLYLPVTLSSIPVFQRGGTIVPRWMRVRRSSDCMKDDPITLFIALSPQGTAQGELFLDDGHTFNYQTRHEFLLRRFSFSGNTLVSSSADPKGHLETPIWIERVVIMGAGKPAAVVLQTKGSPESRLSFQHDPETSVLILRKPGVNVASDWSIHLR from the exons ATGGCGGCGATAGCGGCAGTGGCGGCGCGTAGGAGGCG GTCTTGGTTAAGTTTGGTGCTGGCGTGCTTAGGGGTCTGTCTGGGGATTACCCTTGCTGTGGATAGAAGCAACTTTAAGACCTGTGATGAGAGTTCCTTTTGCAA ACGGCAGCGAAGCATTCGGCCAGGCCTCTCTCCGTACCGTGCCTTGCTGGACACCCTGCAGCTTGGTCATGATGCTCTTACGGTCCATCTGATGCATGAAGTCACCAAG GTGTTGCTTGTGCTGGAGCTCCAGGGCCTTCAGAAGAACATGACTCGGATCAGGATCGATGAGCTGGAGCCCCGGCGGCCTCGATACCGAGTGCCAGATGTTTTAGTGGCTGATCCCCCCACAGCTCG GCTTTCTATCTCTGGCCATGATGACAACAGTGTGGAGCTAACAGTGGCTGAGGGACCCTACAAAATCATTTTGACAGCACGACCATTCCGCCTTGACCTGCTAGAGGACCGCAGCCTCCTACTCAGTGTCAATGCCCGAGGACTTATGGCTTTTGAGCACCAGAGGGCCCCCAAGGTCCC GCAAGAATCAAAAGACCCAGCTGAAGGCAATGGAGCCCAGCCTGAGGCAACACCTGGGAATGGTGACAAG CCGGAGGAGACCCAGGACAAGGCTGAGAAAGATGAGCCAGGAGCCTGGGAAGAGACATTCAAAACTCATTCTGACAGCAAGCCTTATG gccCTACATCTATAGGTTTGGACTTCTCTCTGCCAGGAATGGAACATGTGTATGGGATCCCTGAGCATGCAGACAGCCTGAGACTGAAAGTTACTGA GGGTGGTGAGCCATATCGCCTGTACAACTTGGATGTGTTCCAGTATGAACTGAACAACCCTATGGCTCTGTATGGGTCTGTGCCTGTGCTTCTGGCACACAGTTTTCATCGAGACTTGGGAATCTTTTGGCTTAATGCTGCTGAGACATGGGTTGATATATCCTCCAACACTGCTGGGAAG ACCTTGTTTGGGAAGATGCTGGATTACCTGCAGGGATCTGGGGAAACTCCACAGACAGACATCCGTTGGATGTCAGAGAGTGGCATTATTGATGTTTTTCTGATGCTTGGCCCTTCAGTTTTTGATGTCTTCCGGCAGTATGCTAGTCTCACAG GGACCCAGGCATTACCCCCACTCTTCTCCCTCGGCTACCACCAGAGTCGCTGGAACTATCGGGATGAGGCTGATGTTTTAGAAGTGGATCAGGGTTTTGATGATCACAACATGCCCTGTGATGTCATATGGTTGGACATTGAACATGCTGATGGCAAGCGGTACTTCACTTGGGACCCCACCCGCTTTCCTCAGCCCCTCAATATGCTTGAGCACTTGGCTTCCAAGAGGCGGAAG CTGGTGGCTATTGTGGACCCCCACATCAAGGTAGACTCTGGCTACCGAGTTCATGAGGAGCTGCGAAACCTGGGGCTGTATGTTAAAACTCGGGATGGCTCTGATTATGAGGGCTGGTGCTGGCCAG GCTCAGCTAGTTACCCTGACTTCACTAATCCAAGGATGAGGGCCTGGTGGGCTAGAATGTTCAGCTTTGACAATTATCAG GGTTCAGCTCCTAACCTTTATGTCTGGAATGACATGAATGAACCATCTGTGTTCAATGGTCCTGAGGTCACCATGCTGAAGGATGCTGTGCATCACGACGGCTGGGAGCACCGGGACATCCATAACATCTATGGCTTATATGTG CACATGGCAACTGCTGATGGGCTAATACAGCGCTCTGGTGGCGTAGAACGTCCCTTTGTCCTGAGTAGGGCTTTCTTCTCAGGCTCCCAGCGTTTTG GAGCTGTGTGGACAGGGGACAACACTGCAGAATGGGATCATTTGAAGATCACTATCCCTATGTGTCTCAGCTTGGCACTGGTGGGACTTTCCTTCTGTGGCG cGGATGTGGGTGGCTTCTTCAAgaacccagagccagagctgctTGTGCGATGGTATCAAATGGGTGCCTACCAGCCATTCTTTCGGGCTCATgcacacttggacactgggcgGCGAGAGCCGTGGCTGTTGGCGTCTCAATACCAAGATGCAATCCGAGATGCCTTGTTCCAGCGATACTCTTTGCTGCCCTTCTGGTACACACTCTTCTATCAAGCTCACCAGGAAGGGTTTCCTGTCATGAG GCCCCTTTGGGTACACTATCCTCGGGATATGTCTACCTTCAGTATAGAGGATCAGTTCCTGCTTG ggGATGCACTTCTCATTCACCCTGTATCGGATGCTGGGGCCCATGGTGTACAGGTCTATCTGCCTGGCCCAGAAGAG GTGTGGTATGACATTCAAAGCTATCAGAAGCATCATGGTCTCCAGACCCTGTACCTGCCAGTAACTCTGAGCAGT ATCCCTGTGTTCCAGCGTGGTGGGACAATTGTGCCTCGATGGATGCGTGTACGGCGTTCTTCAGATTGTATGAAGGATGATCCTATCACTCTCTTTATTGCTCTCAGTCCCCAG GGTACTGCCCAAGGAGAGCTCTTTCTAGATGACGGACACACATTTAACTATCAGACTCGCCATGAGTTCCTGTTGCGTCGATTTTCGTTCTCTGGCAACACACTTGTCTCTAG TTCAGCAGACCCCAAAGGCCACCTTGAGACACCTATCTGGATTGAGCGAGTGGTCATAATGGGGGCTGGAAAGCCAGCAGCTGTGGTGCTACAGACTAAAG GATCCCCTGAAAGTCGCCTGTCCTTCCAGCATGACCCTGAGACCTCTGTGTTGATACTGCGTAAACCTGGTGTCAACGTGGCATCTGACTGGAGCATTCATCTGCGATAA